From Lysobacter auxotrophicus, the proteins below share one genomic window:
- a CDS encoding type IV pilus twitching motility protein PilT: MDIAELLAFSVKNKASDLHLSAGLPPMIRVDGDVRRINIPALDHKQVHALVYDIMSDKQRRDYEEFLEVDFSFEIPGLARFRVNAFNQNRGAGAVFRTIPSEVLTLDDLACPPIFRELIQQPQGLILVTGPTGSGKSTTLAAMIDHINKNEYGHILSVEDPIEFVHTSQKCLINQREVHRDTHGFNEALRSALREDPDYILVGELRDLETIRLALTAAETGHLVFGTLHTSSAAKTVDRIIDVFPAGEKPMVRSMLSESLRAVISQSLLKKVGGGRTAAWEIMVGIPAIRNLIREDKVAQMYSAIQTGQNYGMMTLDQHLQDLVKRGLILRPQAKEYAKDKRLFE; the protein is encoded by the coding sequence ATGGATATCGCCGAACTTCTGGCGTTCTCGGTCAAGAACAAAGCATCCGACCTGCATCTGTCCGCCGGCCTGCCGCCGATGATCCGCGTGGACGGCGACGTGCGCCGCATCAACATCCCGGCGCTGGACCACAAGCAGGTGCACGCGCTGGTGTACGACATCATGTCGGACAAGCAGCGCCGCGACTACGAGGAATTCCTCGAGGTCGACTTCTCGTTCGAAATTCCCGGCCTGGCGCGCTTCCGCGTCAACGCGTTCAACCAGAACCGCGGCGCCGGCGCGGTCTTCCGTACGATTCCGTCGGAAGTGCTCACGCTGGACGATCTGGCCTGCCCGCCGATCTTCCGCGAGCTCATCCAGCAGCCGCAGGGCCTGATCCTGGTGACCGGCCCGACCGGTTCGGGCAAGTCGACCACGCTGGCGGCGATGATCGACCACATCAACAAGAACGAATACGGCCACATCCTCTCCGTCGAGGATCCGATCGAATTCGTGCACACCTCGCAGAAGTGCCTGATCAACCAGCGCGAGGTGCACCGCGACACGCACGGCTTCAACGAGGCGCTGCGTTCGGCGCTTCGCGAAGACCCCGACTACATCCTCGTCGGCGAGTTGCGCGACCTGGAAACCATCCGCCTGGCGCTGACTGCCGCGGAAACCGGCCACCTGGTGTTCGGCACGCTGCACACCTCGTCGGCGGCCAAGACGGTGGACCGCATCATCGACGTGTTCCCCGCCGGCGAAAAGCCGATGGTGCGCTCGATGCTGTCCGAATCGCTGCGCGCGGTGATCTCGCAGTCGCTGTTGAAGAAGGTCGGCGGCGGTCGTACCGCGGCATGGGAAATCATGGTCGGCATCCCGGCCATCCGTAACCTGATCCGCGAAGACAAGGTCGCGCAGATGTACTCGGCGATCCAGACCGGCCAGAACTACGGAATGATGACGCTCGACCAGCACCTGCAGGACCTCGTCAAGCGCGGCCTCATCCTGCGTCCGCAGGCGAAGGAATACGCGAAGGACAAGCGCTTGTTCGAGTAA
- a CDS encoding PilT/PilU family type 4a pilus ATPase, protein MNTSTNGTTPAASAATGAVDFTSFLKLMAHQKASDLFITAGMPPSMKVHGKISPITQNALTPQQSRDMVLNVMNPQQREEFEKTHECNFAIGVAGVGRFRVSCFYQRNQVGMVLRRIETKIPTVEELNLPPVIKTLAMTKRGIIIFVGATGTGKSTSLAAMIGYRNMNSTGHIITIEDPIEFVHKHEGCIITQREVGIDTDSWEAALKNTLRQAPDVIMIGEVRTREGMDHAIAFAETGHLVLCTLHANNANQAMDRIINFFPEDRRQQLLMDLSLNLKGVVAQQLIPTPDGKGRRVAMEILLGTPLVQDYIRDGEIHKLKELMKESVQLGMKTFDQALFELYQAGDISYEDALRYADSQNEVRLRIKLAQGGDARTLAAGLDGVELAQVR, encoded by the coding sequence ATGAACACCAGCACCAACGGCACCACGCCCGCCGCCAGCGCCGCCACCGGCGCCGTCGACTTCACCTCGTTCCTGAAGCTGATGGCGCACCAGAAGGCGTCCGACCTGTTCATCACCGCCGGCATGCCGCCGTCGATGAAGGTGCACGGCAAGATCTCGCCGATCACCCAGAACGCGCTGACGCCGCAGCAGTCCCGCGACATGGTGCTCAACGTGATGAACCCGCAGCAGCGCGAGGAGTTCGAGAAGACGCACGAGTGCAACTTCGCCATCGGCGTTGCGGGCGTCGGCCGCTTCCGCGTGAGCTGCTTCTACCAGCGCAACCAGGTCGGCATGGTGCTGCGTCGCATCGAGACCAAGATCCCGACGGTGGAGGAGCTGAACCTGCCGCCGGTGATCAAGACGCTGGCGATGACCAAGCGCGGCATCATCATCTTCGTCGGTGCCACCGGTACCGGTAAGTCGACCTCGCTGGCGGCGATGATCGGCTATCGCAACATGAACTCGACCGGCCACATCATCACCATCGAGGACCCGATCGAATTCGTGCACAAGCACGAGGGCTGCATCATCACGCAGCGCGAAGTGGGCATCGACACCGACAGCTGGGAAGCGGCGCTGAAGAACACGCTGCGCCAGGCGCCGGACGTGATCATGATCGGCGAGGTGCGCACGCGCGAAGGCATGGACCACGCCATCGCGTTCGCCGAAACCGGCCACCTGGTGCTGTGCACGCTGCACGCGAACAACGCCAACCAGGCGATGGACCGCATCATCAACTTCTTCCCGGAAGACCGCCGCCAGCAGCTGCTGATGGATCTTTCGCTCAACCTCAAGGGCGTGGTCGCGCAGCAGCTGATCCCGACGCCGGACGGCAAGGGCCGTCGCGTCGCGATGGAAATCCTGCTGGGCACGCCGCTGGTGCAGGACTACATCCGCGACGGCGAGATCCACAAGCTCAAGGAACTGATGAAGGAATCCGTGCAGCTGGGCATGAAGACCTTCGACCAGGCGCTGTTCGAGCTTTACCAGGCCGGCGACATCTCCTACGAGGACGCGCTGCGTTACGCCGACTCGCAGAACGAGGTGCGCCTGCGCATCAAGCTCGCGCAGGGCGGGGACGCGCGCACGCTGGCGGCCGGCCTCGACGGCGTGGAGCTGGCGCAGGTCCGCTGA
- a CDS encoding YggS family pyridoxal phosphate-dependent enzyme: MRARALKDILLQLQNAAARAGRPEPRLLAVSKTQDATAVAELANAGQRAFGENYVQEAMAKAAALEGRGLEWHLIGHLQSNKAKEAAAIFDWVQTVDRPKLVEALARHRADDRPPLNVLIQVNIDDEASKHGCQPDDVPALARAIATQPRLHLRGLMVIPTPHPDPEQRRDAFRRTHALFDALRAGYPAVDTLSMGMSDDHAIAIAEGATMVRIGTALFGARPRKDA, from the coding sequence GTGCGCGCGCGCGCCCTGAAGGACATCCTGCTCCAGCTCCAGAACGCGGCGGCCCGGGCCGGTCGGCCAGAGCCGCGCCTGCTCGCAGTCAGCAAGACCCAGGATGCGACGGCCGTCGCGGAATTGGCCAATGCCGGCCAGCGGGCCTTCGGCGAGAACTACGTCCAGGAGGCCATGGCCAAGGCGGCCGCGCTGGAAGGGCGCGGGCTGGAGTGGCACCTCATCGGCCACCTCCAGTCGAACAAGGCCAAAGAGGCCGCGGCGATCTTCGACTGGGTCCAGACGGTGGACCGGCCCAAGCTGGTGGAGGCGCTGGCCCGGCATCGCGCCGACGACCGCCCGCCGCTCAACGTGCTGATCCAGGTGAACATCGACGACGAGGCCAGCAAGCACGGCTGCCAGCCGGACGACGTCCCCGCCCTCGCGCGGGCCATCGCCACCCAGCCCCGCCTGCACCTGCGCGGGCTGATGGTCATCCCGACCCCGCATCCGGACCCCGAACAGCGACGCGACGCCTTCCGCCGCACGCACGCGCTGTTCGACGCGCTGCGCGCCGGATACCCGGCCGTCGACACGCTCTCGATGGGCATGAGCGACGACCACGCCATCGCGATCGCCGAGGGCGCCACGATGGTGCGGATCGGCACGGCGCTGTTCGGCGCGCGGCCGCGCAAGGACGCATAG
- a CDS encoding hybrid sensor histidine kinase/response regulator — translation MSNPSGQPQVAPTPPLTPVVSDAAPLTATQLADTVLLHQISAELINQEDGDVIYRKLVDAAMAIMRSEFGSLQVLETGAHGPQLRLMVARGFPEEAERFWSLVRSDSSCACGAALRKGGRVMSSDILADAVASDEDLAMYRRVGMVAVQCTPLLTRSGRLLGMLATHWRSGYEPSADQFRLFDILVRQAADLLERSQTDAQLREREAWMAGQKEAMQAAMDGAPLAVSLGVLVRTATEQLDDGVRAAFYLSDAQGETLNHIVGMGDAYAEAVNGLRIGPESLACGIATATGEPVLTADVREDPRWEPWLWLAERFGYRACWSFPIHTAAGTFVGTFALYWPTPCEATPRHIELVGRVTQTAAIIISRDIEATARRRTAAALRESEAALRDAARRKDEFLAMLAHELRNPIAAIRNASYLLLNSPDALATARCSALIDRQVTLLTDLVNDLLDVSRITRGLITLRQEPCDLQSIVDNALASLQPMIAGKCHELEFAATAQPVQVLGDAGRLEQIALNLVGNAVKYTDPGGRIRVEGGDAELRVSDNGIGMSPDVAGRVFDLFAQAERGLARSQGGLGVGLTIVRQLVELHGGTVRAHSSGPGEGSEFVVRLPLVSRDAVHDDAPSEPAHAGALAARRILVVDDREDYADSLAALLDIQGAQVRTARNGAGALDLVARWRPDIVLLDLGLPDIDGFEVARRIRLAPGGDAVHLVAISGYGQPDDVQHARDAGFDRHFIKPVDIPDLMQWLQASARTRSNAAVS, via the coding sequence ATGTCGAACCCTTCAGGACAGCCGCAGGTCGCCCCAACGCCTCCCCTCACGCCGGTCGTGTCCGACGCGGCGCCGCTCACCGCCACCCAGTTGGCCGACACGGTCCTGCTGCACCAGATCAGCGCCGAGCTCATCAACCAGGAAGACGGCGACGTCATCTACCGCAAGCTGGTGGATGCGGCGATGGCGATCATGCGGTCGGAGTTCGGCAGCCTGCAGGTGCTCGAAACCGGCGCGCACGGCCCCCAGTTGCGGCTGATGGTGGCGCGCGGTTTCCCGGAAGAAGCCGAGCGGTTCTGGAGCCTGGTGCGTTCCGATTCGTCCTGCGCGTGCGGCGCGGCACTGCGCAAGGGCGGACGCGTGATGTCCAGCGACATCCTCGCCGACGCGGTCGCCTCCGACGAGGACCTCGCGATGTACCGCCGCGTCGGCATGGTCGCGGTGCAATGCACGCCGCTGCTGACGCGAAGCGGGCGATTGCTCGGCATGCTCGCCACGCACTGGCGCAGCGGCTACGAGCCCTCGGCCGACCAGTTCCGCCTGTTCGACATCCTGGTGCGCCAGGCCGCGGACCTGCTCGAACGCAGCCAGACCGACGCGCAGCTGCGCGAGCGCGAGGCCTGGATGGCCGGCCAGAAGGAAGCCATGCAGGCCGCGATGGACGGCGCGCCGCTGGCGGTGTCGCTCGGCGTGCTCGTGCGCACGGCCACCGAACAGCTCGACGACGGCGTGCGCGCGGCGTTCTACCTGTCCGATGCTCAAGGCGAAACCCTCAACCACATCGTCGGCATGGGCGATGCGTACGCCGAGGCGGTGAACGGGCTGCGCATCGGCCCGGAATCGCTCGCGTGCGGGATCGCCACCGCGACCGGCGAGCCGGTGCTGACCGCCGACGTGCGCGAGGATCCGCGCTGGGAACCGTGGCTGTGGCTCGCCGAACGTTTCGGTTATCGCGCGTGCTGGAGTTTCCCGATCCATACCGCCGCGGGCACCTTCGTCGGCACCTTCGCGCTGTACTGGCCGACGCCGTGCGAAGCCACGCCGCGGCATATCGAACTGGTCGGGCGCGTCACGCAGACGGCCGCGATCATCATCTCGCGCGACATCGAAGCCACGGCGCGACGCCGCACCGCCGCCGCGTTGCGCGAAAGCGAGGCCGCGCTGCGCGACGCCGCGCGCCGCAAGGACGAGTTCCTCGCGATGCTCGCGCACGAACTGCGCAACCCGATCGCGGCGATCCGCAACGCGAGCTACCTGCTGCTCAACAGCCCCGACGCGCTGGCCACCGCACGGTGTTCGGCGCTGATCGACCGGCAGGTGACGCTGCTCACCGACCTGGTGAACGACCTGCTCGACGTGTCGCGCATCACGCGCGGGCTGATCACGCTGCGGCAGGAACCGTGCGACCTGCAGTCCATCGTCGACAACGCCCTGGCCAGCCTGCAGCCGATGATCGCCGGCAAGTGCCACGAACTCGAATTCGCCGCGACCGCGCAGCCGGTGCAGGTGCTCGGCGACGCCGGTCGGCTGGAGCAGATCGCACTCAACCTCGTCGGCAACGCGGTGAAGTACACCGACCCGGGCGGGCGCATCCGCGTGGAAGGCGGCGACGCCGAACTGCGCGTGAGCGACAACGGCATCGGCATGTCGCCCGACGTCGCCGGACGCGTGTTCGACCTGTTCGCACAGGCCGAGCGCGGGCTCGCGCGGTCGCAGGGCGGCCTCGGCGTGGGCCTGACGATCGTTAGGCAACTGGTGGAATTGCACGGCGGCACCGTGCGTGCGCACAGCAGCGGGCCGGGCGAAGGGTCGGAGTTCGTCGTGCGTTTGCCGCTGGTATCGCGCGATGCGGTGCACGACGACGCGCCGAGCGAACCCGCGCACGCCGGCGCGCTGGCCGCGCGGCGCATCCTGGTGGTGGACGACCGCGAGGATTACGCCGATTCGCTCGCCGCACTGCTGGACATCCAGGGCGCGCAGGTGCGCACCGCGCGCAACGGTGCTGGCGCGCTCGATCTGGTCGCGCGATGGCGGCCGGACATCGTCCTGCTCGACCTGGGCCTGCCGGACATCGACGGCTTCGAAGTGGCCCGTCGCATACGCCTGGCGCCCGGCGGCGATGCGGTGCATCTGGTCGCCATCAGCGGTTACGGCCAGCCCGATGACGTGCAGCACGCGCGCGATGCGGGCTTCGACCGGCATTTCATCAAGCCGGTGGACATCCCGGACCTGATGCAGTGGCTGCAGGCGTCCGCCCGCACGCGGTCGAATGCGGCGGTGTCGTGA